The window CAAGGCGGCCCTTGTAAGACCCAGGTAAGCTGCGATCTGATCACTGGTTATAGGTTCAAACCTTTTTACTATGGAGAGGATGCTCTCCTGGCGCTCACTTAATTGAATAAAACATCACCTTCCTCTCTCTTTTGGGACTAGACATTGTTTTAGCAAAATATAAATGTGTTATACTATTTCCTAAACATGTTATATTATATACGATAGTTTTATCTTTTTTCCTTCTTATTTTTTAATTTAAGAGGTATTGAAACAAAATAGTACTGGAAAAAGCTGTTATTATACAAGAATTCTTACAAGTAATATTGTAAAAAAAAGACCAGGGCTTTTCCATATGAATAAGCCCCGTCTTTTTTAACTCATGATAATCTCTTTTCAATTTAAACTGTTTAGCCATTCATATCTCTTGCTATTAAGGCTGCTCCCATGGCTCCAGCATATTGTGATAATGCAGGTGTAAGCACATTTGCCTCAAGGTGCAGCTTTAACATTTCTCTAATTGCTCCATTTAAAGATACTCCCCCGGTAAAAACTATTTTGGAGCCTACACCCAGTTTTTTTGCCATATTTGCGACCCTGCCGGCTACCGAGCTGTGCAGCCCAGCTACTATTTTTTCCTTTTCAATTCCGGCAGCCAAAAGACTTATTACCTCAGTTTCTGCAAAGACCGTACACATACTGTTAATAGACACCATGTTCCTACTATCATGATACTTTTCAAGTTCACTAACGTCGAGTCCCAGGGAAACTGCAGTAACCTCCAGGAACCTGCCTGTTCCTGCTGCACATTTGTCATTCATAATAAAATCAACAACTCTCCCTGACCTGTGAATTTTTATAACTTTACTGTCCTGGCCGCCAATGTCAATAACCATATCTGCATCCTCTACCAGAAATGCCGCACCCCTTCCATGACATGTTATCTCTGTAACGGCCTTATGAGCTATGCTAATGAGATCCCTCCCATAGCCGGTAGCAACTATTTTAGACACCTGGTCCCTTCTCAAATGTCCCTTTTCCAGCAACCTTGATACTATAGCTTTGCCGGTCTCTTTGGGACTCCAACCAGTGGGCATTATTTCATATAATTCTTTTGTGCCATTTAATAGTACTGCCTTGGTAGCTGTTGAGCCAATATCAATCCCAATTGTAATCATGCTTTTAACTATCCTACTGCATCATTTCAAGGAAGGCTGCTATTCTTACCTTGAGGTTTTCTACATCTGAAGTCGAGTAATCAGTCTCAATGTGCAGATAAGGAAGGCTAAGCTCTTCTTTGGCCAGTTTTTCAATTCTATGGGCCTCAATATTGTAGGTATGACAAGCCTGCCACGACAGGTCGATAATGCCGTCCACCTGGAACTTACTGGCCAGTTCGGTAAGCAGATTAATTCTTCCATCATTGTCTGACATTACTGAACAAGGCATTTGTATATAGGTTTCCGCTAATAATTCATAAACATCCCTGTCAGGGTCTTCAGGAACTATAACATCTACCACTTTATACCCCGTACAGTTTTCCAGGCAAACAACATTTCCGCCGCATTCTTCAACTAATCTAACTACTTTCTCACTTCCAAGGCCAACAGGTGTACCAGTCAAGAGAATTCGTG of the Desulfitibacter alkalitolerans DSM 16504 genome contains:
- a CDS encoding acyl-CoA dehydratase activase, yielding MITIGIDIGSTATKAVLLNGTKELYEIMPTGWSPKETGKAIVSRLLEKGHLRRDQVSKIVATGYGRDLISIAHKAVTEITCHGRGAAFLVEDADMVIDIGGQDSKVIKIHRSGRVVDFIMNDKCAAGTGRFLEVTAVSLGLDVSELEKYHDSRNMVSINSMCTVFAETEVISLLAAGIEKEKIVAGLHSSVAGRVANMAKKLGVGSKIVFTGGVSLNGAIREMLKLHLEANVLTPALSQYAGAMGAALIARDMNG